One segment of Runella sp. SP2 DNA contains the following:
- a CDS encoding caspase family protein → MQKFLPLFVFWLVASQNTLSQKGTEPIFSQTTYERSKGDQWAVLIVSAKFDSHPSPHNLEHPEKEMDSLKTVLIKNYGFSRKRVLMLINPTIAELKKFMADLKSKIDKDDEVFFYYTGHGKRDMLAPDRYYIQLRDSKEDMATCLPATEFIDMIRNVVCYKTLVAVDACFAGSIGQLASLTKGTFLTKSLIEACEAHPSAELLVASDANSPVNDKSPFFEAFLNGLNNNKFNAYTTQSFHHDIKLYMAQKWPNWKLPAPKILQSIHPDKGGSFVFKKTNGLPLPQLTEESPTKPNEDKPRDVIVEPIPNYTPPVTKPKVNSLVIKTGPSFYEIETTKRNEELTVNTTGAITIGPFLGTITPDGRTRGLGGLPIRKWAIAPDLPNGGLMYRLSDTEPWKHCGTNCKIKLAKPGVYNIEFRVNDNNEGDNSGEFTLKFNK, encoded by the coding sequence ATGCAAAAATTCCTACCCTTGTTTGTATTCTGGCTTGTAGCAAGTCAGAATACTCTTTCTCAGAAAGGTACAGAACCCATCTTTTCGCAGACAACCTACGAAAGAAGTAAAGGCGACCAATGGGCGGTTTTAATTGTGTCGGCTAAATTTGACAGCCATCCTTCACCCCACAATTTGGAGCATCCTGAAAAGGAAATGGATTCGTTGAAGACTGTGCTCATCAAAAACTACGGCTTTTCACGTAAACGAGTTTTGATGTTGATTAATCCAACAATAGCAGAGCTAAAGAAGTTTATGGCGGATTTGAAATCGAAAATTGACAAAGATGATGAGGTTTTTTTCTATTACACAGGACATGGGAAGCGTGATATGCTTGCTCCAGACAGATACTACATACAGTTACGTGATTCCAAGGAAGACATGGCAACCTGTTTGCCAGCAACGGAGTTTATTGACATGATAAGAAATGTCGTTTGCTATAAAACCCTAGTAGCTGTTGATGCTTGTTTTGCTGGCAGTATCGGTCAGTTGGCGAGTTTGACAAAAGGGACTTTTTTGACAAAATCGCTAATTGAAGCCTGCGAAGCTCATCCAAGTGCGGAGCTACTGGTCGCAAGCGATGCAAATTCCCCAGTCAACGACAAGTCGCCGTTTTTTGAGGCATTTCTCAATGGGCTAAATAACAACAAGTTTAACGCATATACCACCCAAAGCTTCCATCACGATATCAAGCTGTATATGGCTCAGAAGTGGCCTAATTGGAAGTTACCAGCACCAAAAATTTTGCAAAGCATACACCCAGACAAGGGTGGTAGCTTCGTTTTTAAAAAAACGAATGGTTTGCCATTGCCTCAACTTACCGAAGAATCACCAACAAAGCCAAATGAGGATAAGCCGAGGGATGTCATCGTTGAGCCAATACCTAATTATACACCTCCTGTTACAAAGCCAAAAGTCAACTCCTTAGTCATAAAAACAGGCCCAAGTTTCTATGAGATTGAAACCACAAAAAGAAACGAAGAACTGACTGTGAACACCACAGGTGCCATCACCATCGGCCCTTTCCTTGGTACAATCACACCTGACGGCCGTACCCGTGGCTTGGGGGGCCTCCCAATCAGAAAATGGGCTATCGCGCCCGATTTACCCAATGGCGGGCTGATGTATCGCTTATCTGACACCGAACCCTGGAAACATTGTGGCACAAATTGTAAAATCAAATTGGCAAAGCCTGGGGTTTATAATATTGAGTTTAGAGTCAACGACAATAATGAAGGCGATAACTCAGGCGAATTCACGTTGAAATTCAACAAATAA
- a CDS encoding caspase family protein gives MRYLLLLPFVIGFGLVAFQPPPPPKIVKVALLIENTDFLHWESLSLKKSANTVQDLLLQQDFKKENIMVFRNVTAAQFREIVKTFIEKVGQLRAKNYQVIVVTYFCSHGTRIGDRSADEKEVVRGDFKDEIFICKDTPDSQSLPDNGALEKKSIFGNIDMNWDKHPNAIIDDEMGQYNERLIDTIGTGGQYISWADYCESQGTAKSGNNSSQSETGNLIDGGDFADFTPFEKPENPNLSRPSAVLMAATNVEIRTAPNGESYFVQALKAAFQAPYLFAKPTLQSIHDDFKNELLKLEQNKRYISNGKEGIFLLKEGQVATHALIPKLHQFTPNSEEAPMFLGVFKSVSWSVNAVVKKALNLKGDPNDLTFEWDNLDTYKPYSYVQVKAKGSKQLTEGLLIKVSDKKGTVLLPANAFKSEEYTIEPNPLPHQNAAEALQNTKTKIDLREVLKALHSPLLGVKVSTWVDAYERKTLGDTIRFIPQQGIQLKQGQVLTTQQNITIKVDSLQPDLYYTIVDVTSEKGIQACYTDSYGQGRGFSFIHRIPLERVAKNGKIINLFNWEDNHFRSQITPPLGSSFLWVLVSDAPIDDQVFRNVFLGNSPIQSDTEHFKLWEMLKHIRYFEEINYVVSH, from the coding sequence ATGCGCTATCTATTGCTTCTGCCCTTTGTAATAGGTTTTGGCCTCGTTGCCTTTCAACCTCCTCCACCACCCAAGATAGTTAAGGTGGCTTTGTTGATTGAGAATACAGATTTTTTACATTGGGAAAGTTTGAGCCTTAAAAAAAGTGCTAATACCGTTCAGGATCTATTGTTACAGCAAGATTTCAAGAAAGAAAATATTATGGTTTTCCGTAACGTTACGGCTGCACAATTTCGAGAAATCGTCAAAACGTTTATTGAAAAAGTAGGGCAACTACGAGCGAAGAACTATCAAGTTATTGTAGTAACCTATTTTTGTTCACACGGGACACGCATTGGAGATAGAAGTGCTGATGAAAAAGAAGTAGTAAGAGGAGATTTTAAAGACGAGATATTTATATGCAAAGATACACCCGATAGCCAAAGTTTACCTGATAATGGCGCATTGGAAAAAAAGTCAATTTTTGGCAACATAGACATGAATTGGGACAAGCACCCTAATGCTATCATTGACGATGAGATGGGGCAGTACAACGAGCGATTGATAGATACCATTGGAACTGGGGGACAGTACATCAGTTGGGCAGACTATTGTGAATCTCAGGGAACAGCAAAATCGGGAAATAATAGTTCACAATCCGAAACGGGTAATTTAATAGATGGAGGTGACTTTGCAGATTTTACTCCCTTTGAGAAACCAGAAAATCCAAATCTTTCTCGACCTTCAGCGGTGTTGATGGCGGCTACGAATGTAGAGATTAGAACAGCACCAAACGGTGAGAGTTATTTTGTTCAGGCGTTGAAAGCAGCATTTCAGGCACCTTATTTGTTTGCAAAACCTACTTTGCAGTCCATTCATGATGATTTCAAGAATGAACTTCTTAAGTTGGAGCAGAATAAAAGATACATTAGTAATGGCAAAGAAGGAATATTTTTATTAAAAGAAGGCCAAGTTGCTACTCACGCACTCATACCAAAATTGCATCAATTTACCCCAAACAGTGAAGAAGCCCCGATGTTCTTGGGAGTTTTTAAGTCTGTTTCTTGGAGTGTGAATGCTGTGGTTAAGAAAGCATTAAATTTAAAAGGTGACCCCAATGACCTAACATTTGAGTGGGACAATTTAGATACGTATAAGCCTTATAGTTATGTACAAGTCAAAGCAAAGGGAAGCAAACAATTGACAGAAGGTTTATTGATCAAAGTGAGTGATAAAAAAGGTACGGTTTTGTTACCTGCCAATGCCTTTAAATCAGAAGAATACACCATCGAACCTAACCCACTTCCCCATCAAAACGCCGCCGAAGCCCTCCAAAACACCAAAACGAAAATAGATTTGCGCGAGGTACTGAAAGCACTGCACAGTCCTTTGTTGGGGGTGAAGGTGAGCACATGGGTGGATGCCTATGAGAGAAAGACTTTGGGTGATACCATTAGATTCATCCCCCAACAAGGAATACAGCTGAAACAAGGCCAAGTCTTGACCACTCAGCAAAATATTACGATTAAAGTGGATTCCTTACAGCCAGATTTATATTATACAATTGTAGATGTGACGTCTGAAAAAGGCATACAAGCTTGCTATACAGATAGTTATGGCCAAGGTAGAGGCTTTAGTTTTATTCACCGCATCCCTTTAGAGCGTGTTGCTAAAAATGGAAAAATAATCAATTTATTCAATTGGGAAGACAATCATTTTCGTTCCCAGATTACCCCACCTCTCGGTTCTTCATTCCTGTGGGTTCTGGTAAGCGATGCCCCGATTGATGATCAAGTTTTTCGAAATGTTTTTCTGGGCAACAGCCCAATCCAAAGTGATACTGAGCATTTCAAATTATGGGAGATGCTAAAACATATTCGCTATTTTGAAGAGATTAACTACGTGGTAAGTCATTGA
- a CDS encoding tetratricopeptide repeat protein: MDKKQLFDTYGERAISRMVFGEGTLTQRSEDTKLLNADDDLRQLVAALKIQWYEQEEEYFNDAIEDAQEESDWDTIFTEDEAVPEISNEAYRKWKGSLEITIFDVFRNPTIETAKEWWQVKTKTLDSKTTMRIAASFIGILMVLGVGWSGYNTTQFTDGGDFLAQGTGVSLEDKGWQGDTPTVASSASRKDTICNCGTAQLWQIYRDKVEANRDFDGFRKDLEKADANCKQFWTGWLLIEEGKSNEAAVAFESLWKTLPTDGELYERTSMGLMKALWESDQRERLQEVTASILTQKQINSEAYKLAERYQALSERYWFRFGK, encoded by the coding sequence ATGGACAAGAAACAATTATTTGATACATACGGTGAGCGGGCTATTTCTCGCATGGTATTTGGAGAAGGAACGCTTACCCAACGCTCAGAAGATACTAAGTTACTCAATGCCGACGATGACCTTCGGCAGTTAGTGGCTGCATTGAAGATACAATGGTATGAACAAGAAGAAGAATATTTCAACGATGCAATCGAAGACGCGCAGGAAGAGTCAGACTGGGATACTATTTTTACGGAAGATGAGGCCGTTCCAGAAATCAGTAACGAGGCCTATCGTAAATGGAAGGGTAGCTTAGAAATCACGATTTTTGATGTGTTTCGGAATCCTACTATTGAAACAGCAAAAGAATGGTGGCAGGTAAAAACGAAAACCTTAGATTCGAAGACTACCATGAGAATCGCTGCTAGCTTCATTGGTATTTTGATGGTCTTGGGGGTTGGTTGGAGTGGGTACAATACAACTCAGTTTACTGATGGGGGAGATTTTTTAGCTCAAGGAACTGGAGTCAGTCTGGAAGATAAGGGTTGGCAGGGTGATACACCTACCGTAGCCAGCTCAGCATCCAGAAAAGACACGATATGTAATTGCGGTACGGCACAGCTTTGGCAAATATACAGGGACAAAGTGGAAGCAAATCGTGATTTTGATGGGTTTAGAAAAGACTTGGAAAAAGCCGATGCAAACTGTAAACAATTCTGGACAGGTTGGCTACTTATCGAAGAGGGGAAATCCAATGAAGCGGCCGTTGCTTTTGAAAGCTTATGGAAAACTCTTCCAACCGATGGCGAGTTGTACGAACGGACCTCTATGGGTTTGATGAAAGCTTTGTGGGAGTCAGACCAACGTGAACGACTACAAGAAGTGACAGCCTCCATACTCACTCAAAAACAGATCAACTCCGAGGCATATAAACTGGCCGAAAGATATCAAGCACTATCTGAGCGATATTGGTTTAGATTTGGGAAATAA
- a CDS encoding caspase family protein, whose amino-acid sequence MLVLTELINGKIINRIFNNYTAFKFSPNNKYVALARLNQIEIWDQNLQSILSSSDNFLFKKEESLSGRISFDKNGNEILFEQINETIKRWDFKTGKFFDYLKKETIKKDIVEKKMNFKEQYSVIKLINPIQKDMANLWKISGGKWPFKSKIKNWISKINLKNDDKIDIFKDEPIIFSKFSSLAATMMDSCLYIWNTETNEVIDELVSPNGNWEDLEFQSDGTSFLVVTSQLKSKWISENNKWKKIKVFRSEIINSSLTSQDARIPFVDDNEYIATYDDNGSILLENKKTRYNRILRGHTGHIMGVAFSPNNQFMISVATDNLIKMWDLESGKEMVTYIPFGDKGWITITPSGLFDASANASELAHYSVQDTTDDQQPWKSIEFNQIRHRYYRPGLLPILFGYSSESIRSIPNIEAIPLPPSVELNLDGHELIVRVENKGGGIGRIAVGINENELISDLRPRFVPNNKELKLKINLNRFNAWLSRKNLNRLSVTAFNNENWVSSTPRIIEIPPINFNPNATVLEETVPSSWIFSTIDTLTKKKGIEKQISTSSPTSKKTPNSNEKLQIKALVVGASTAGLHFAHKDAEKVGSALSLVCSRMVGKENTNIQVLSFPTKNPTQIANKKSVIAALESAKNLSVDDIFILYLSGHGVHYKTQSPSNEDLYFLLAGAQTTDVTQMNDTQTREKYMLSFSTLRDYLQQIKASKKLVILDLCGAGQGISTLLSQSKSISEGELKVLEDLKERSGIYILASSASNKSSFESNSRQQGLATYAFLRGLRGGSSSVTETQRGNVYISVIGLLNYIVKEVSILANEIGVGQQAFFVKGAAPGREAQVDFNIGIVDDNIRSAISIEEVKPVIRVENFRKNTPPEIDELKFTAGIKGNLDKTRYNQTNTFAYVESEDYPGAFVLSGTYSGSQNNIILTYYLSKNGALIGTFTDKGKLEEVQGRVVQKITQYFSKMYHFKN is encoded by the coding sequence ATGTTAGTTTTAACTGAACTTATAAATGGCAAAATAATAAACCGAATATTCAACAATTATACTGCTTTTAAATTTTCTCCAAACAATAAATATGTTGCATTGGCTAGATTAAATCAAATTGAAATTTGGGACCAAAATCTTCAAAGTATATTGAGTTCGAGTGATAATTTCTTATTCAAAAAAGAGGAGTCGTTAAGTGGTCGAATATCTTTTGATAAAAATGGAAATGAAATACTTTTTGAACAAATAAATGAAACAATTAAAAGGTGGGATTTTAAAACGGGCAAATTTTTTGATTATTTAAAAAAAGAAACCATAAAAAAAGATATTGTTGAAAAAAAAATGAATTTTAAAGAGCAATATTCAGTCATTAAATTAATCAATCCGATACAAAAAGATATGGCTAATCTATGGAAGATAAGTGGAGGTAAGTGGCCTTTTAAAAGTAAAATAAAAAATTGGATTTCTAAAATCAACTTAAAGAATGACGATAAAATAGATATATTCAAAGATGAACCTATAATATTTTCAAAATTTAGTTCATTAGCAGCCACTATGATGGATAGTTGTTTATACATATGGAATACTGAAACAAATGAAGTAATAGATGAATTGGTCAGCCCTAATGGAAACTGGGAAGATTTAGAATTTCAATCTGATGGAACAAGTTTTTTAGTAGTTACATCTCAGTTAAAAAGCAAATGGATAAGTGAAAATAACAAATGGAAAAAAATTAAGGTGTTTCGTTCAGAAATTATAAATTCGTCATTAACTTCTCAGGATGCTCGAATACCATTTGTAGATGACAATGAATATATAGCTACTTATGATGATAATGGGAGTATATTATTAGAAAATAAAAAAACACGATACAACAGAATCTTGCGAGGCCATACGGGTCATATTATGGGAGTTGCTTTCTCACCTAACAATCAATTTATGATTTCTGTGGCAACCGATAATTTGATAAAAATGTGGGATTTAGAGTCTGGAAAAGAGATGGTTACATACATCCCATTTGGTGATAAAGGATGGATAACTATTACACCTTCGGGACTTTTTGATGCTTCAGCAAATGCTTCCGAATTAGCACATTACTCAGTACAAGATACAACTGATGATCAACAACCTTGGAAATCCATTGAGTTTAACCAAATACGCCATAGATATTATCGTCCTGGTTTACTACCTATTTTATTTGGTTATTCAAGCGAATCAATTCGCTCTATACCTAACATTGAGGCAATTCCCTTACCTCCCTCTGTTGAGTTAAATTTAGATGGCCATGAGCTCATTGTTAGGGTAGAAAATAAAGGGGGTGGTATTGGTCGAATTGCTGTCGGGATTAATGAAAACGAGCTAATTTCCGATTTAAGGCCACGTTTTGTCCCGAACAATAAAGAACTTAAGTTGAAAATAAATTTGAATAGATTCAATGCTTGGCTGAGTAGAAAAAATCTAAACAGATTATCAGTAACAGCTTTTAATAACGAAAATTGGGTAAGTTCTACTCCAAGAATCATAGAAATACCACCTATAAATTTTAACCCAAATGCTACAGTACTGGAAGAAACTGTACCTTCTAGTTGGATTTTCTCTACTATCGATACTTTGACAAAAAAGAAAGGCATAGAAAAACAAATATCCACAAGTAGTCCTACGAGTAAAAAGACACCTAACTCAAATGAAAAATTACAAATAAAGGCTTTGGTAGTAGGCGCTTCTACAGCTGGTCTTCACTTTGCGCACAAAGATGCTGAAAAAGTAGGTTCGGCTTTATCATTAGTATGTAGTCGAATGGTTGGTAAAGAGAATACTAATATTCAAGTTCTTAGTTTTCCAACCAAAAACCCTACTCAAATAGCAAATAAAAAATCAGTCATTGCTGCATTGGAATCAGCTAAAAATTTATCTGTAGATGATATATTTATTTTGTATCTAAGCGGCCACGGGGTTCACTATAAAACGCAATCACCTTCTAATGAAGACTTATACTTTTTATTAGCAGGTGCCCAAACAACAGATGTTACCCAAATGAACGATACACAGACCAGGGAAAAATATATGTTGTCTTTCAGTACATTGAGAGATTATTTACAACAGATTAAAGCAAGCAAAAAATTGGTAATCCTCGACTTATGTGGAGCTGGTCAAGGTATTTCAACCCTATTAAGTCAGAGTAAATCTATATCAGAGGGTGAGCTCAAAGTGTTAGAAGACCTTAAAGAACGTTCTGGTATTTATATATTAGCCAGTTCCGCTTCTAATAAATCAAGTTTTGAAAGTAATAGCCGTCAACAAGGACTTGCTACCTATGCTTTTTTACGTGGGCTTCGTGGAGGAAGCAGCAGTGTTACAGAGACACAGAGGGGTAATGTTTATATAAGTGTTATTGGATTACTAAATTATATTGTGAAAGAAGTTTCTATTTTAGCTAATGAAATAGGAGTGGGTCAGCAAGCTTTCTTTGTAAAAGGAGCAGCTCCTGGGCGAGAGGCACAAGTTGATTTTAATATTGGTATTGTAGATGATAACATCCGCAGTGCCATATCAATTGAAGAAGTAAAACCTGTTATCAGAGTTGAAAATTTTCGAAAAAATACCCCCCCAGAAATAGATGAACTCAAATTTACAGCAGGGATTAAAGGAAATTTGGATAAAACTCGATACAATCAGACGAATACTTTTGCTTATGTTGAATCAGAAGATTACCCTGGGGCTTTCGTTTTAAGTGGAACTTATTCAGGTAGCCAAAATAATATAATACTTACCTATTATTTATCAAAAAATGGTGCTTTGATTGGCACTTTTACTGATAAAGGAAAGCTTGAGGAAGTACAGGGAAGAGTGGTTCAAAAGATCACACAATATTTCAGTAAAATGTATCACTTCAAAAATTAG
- a CDS encoding WD40 repeat domain-containing protein codes for MKNSVKHLCIFYGILILYTTAKAQKSHLIIPNISLDKLTTITCINFSPNSHYLISGSTGGEIKLWEASSSRLLHTFKGYKEPVKNLMFSKDGKNILAVSSKGNIKIWNLANTKLLDSLLLNESIELSKAEFSPDGKYVSMHRIHSHFIRIYELNSKEWFDITANHSTFSTNIAMSFSSDNKYFLSGLNGPRDVKLTLYHLKIRKPIKG; via the coding sequence ATGAAAAACTCGGTTAAACACCTATGCATTTTCTACGGAATACTTATTTTATATACTACTGCCAAAGCTCAAAAATCGCATTTGATAATTCCTAATATAAGTTTGGATAAGTTAACAACCATAACGTGTATAAATTTTTCACCAAACAGTCATTATTTAATTTCTGGTAGCACCGGTGGTGAGATTAAACTATGGGAAGCTAGCAGTAGTAGATTATTACATACGTTTAAAGGTTATAAAGAACCTGTTAAAAATTTAATGTTTTCAAAAGATGGAAAAAATATTTTAGCAGTTTCATCCAAAGGAAATATTAAAATTTGGAATTTAGCAAATACCAAGTTGCTTGATAGCTTACTTTTAAATGAAAGTATTGAACTATCTAAAGCTGAATTTTCACCTGATGGGAAATATGTATCAATGCATAGAATACATAGTCATTTTATTCGTATTTATGAATTAAATTCAAAAGAATGGTTCGATATAACGGCAAACCATAGTACATTCTCCACAAATATTGCAATGTCTTTTTCATCAGACAATAAATATTTTTTATCTGGTTTAAATGGCCCAAGGGATGTTAAATTAACTCTTTATCACTTAAAAATACGGAAACCTATTAAAGGTTAG